From Desulfosalsimonas propionicica, the proteins below share one genomic window:
- a CDS encoding Hpt domain-containing protein: MDIEKQAARLGMDEAEYKVLLRLFVQTSVAELSDLQDSIKAGGLEKAKHLLHSFKGASVNLGFTELADQSFYLQNLVDSDPGQATELSRKLIREIRDLEKYFTASR; this comes from the coding sequence ATGGATATTGAAAAACAAGCCGCGCGGCTGGGCATGGATGAAGCCGAATACAAAGTGCTGCTCCGCCTTTTTGTTCAGACATCGGTGGCGGAACTATCGGATTTACAGGATTCAATAAAAGCCGGGGGCCTTGAAAAAGCAAAACACCTGCTCCACTCCTTTAAAGGCGCATCTGTTAACCTCGGATTCACGGAGTTGGCCGACCAAAGCTTTTATCTGCAAAACCTTGTTGATTCAGACCCGGGCCAGGCCACGGAATTGAGCCGAAAACTGATCCGGGAAATCCGGGATCTGGAAAAGTATTTCACCGCATCCCGGTAA
- a CDS encoding elongator complex protein 3 has protein sequence MIGRRAKHFVIPVFIPHKGCAHRCRFCNQNFVTGAAAVLPDETEITRTTRQYLKFKRTSRGFTEISFFGGNFLGLEFADIRRLLDTAAGFVSSGKINGIRFSTRPDTIDKKRLEIMSNYPVTTVELGVQSMDDRVLERVKRGHSAADTRLAAQRLKTAGYTLGCQIMTGLPGEDEASSLDTARAVAALEPDFVRIYPLVVLNKSPLAADYRAGRFAPLDLEAGVLRAKKLFQIFNHSGINVIRMGLQASEGLDTPGAILAGPYHPAFGHMVFASLMYDHAANLLDAAKELPDTVVLNVHPGSISRMQGLSKSNLKKLHTRYPEVEKFEIRPDPDLNTHEIRLGF, from the coding sequence GTGATCGGCCGGAGAGCCAAACATTTTGTCATCCCGGTATTTATTCCCCACAAGGGATGCGCACACAGGTGCCGGTTCTGCAACCAGAATTTTGTGACCGGAGCCGCCGCCGTGCTGCCGGATGAAACCGAAATCACCCGCACAACAAGACAATACCTCAAATTTAAGCGCACCAGCCGGGGTTTTACAGAAATTTCCTTTTTCGGAGGCAATTTTCTGGGTCTTGAGTTTGCGGACATCCGAAGGCTGCTGGATACGGCAGCCGGTTTTGTTTCCTCGGGAAAAATCAACGGCATCCGGTTTTCCACCCGGCCGGATACCATTGACAAAAAACGTCTTGAAATCATGTCCAACTACCCGGTGACCACCGTGGAACTCGGGGTGCAGTCCATGGATGACAGGGTACTGGAAAGAGTAAAGCGGGGCCACAGCGCTGCAGATACCCGGCTTGCGGCCCAAAGACTGAAAACCGCCGGATATACCCTGGGCTGCCAGATCATGACCGGCCTGCCCGGGGAGGACGAGGCATCGAGCCTGGATACGGCCCGGGCCGTGGCTGCCCTGGAGCCGGATTTTGTCCGCATTTATCCGCTTGTGGTGCTAAACAAAAGCCCCCTGGCCGCTGATTACCGGGCCGGCCGGTTTGCCCCCCTGGACCTGGAAGCCGGTGTTTTGCGCGCCAAAAAACTGTTTCAAATTTTTAACCATTCCGGAATCAATGTGATTCGGATGGGCCTTCAGGCATCAGAGGGCCTGGATACGCCGGGTGCCATTCTGGCCGGGCCCTATCACCCGGCTTTCGGCCATATGGTGTTTGCCTCTTTGATGTATGACCATGCCGCAAACCTGCTGGATGCCGCCAAAGAGCTTCCGGATACCGTTGTACTCAACGTGCACCCCGGAAGCATCAGCCGGATGCAGGGGCTTTCCAAATCCAATCTGAAAAAACTCCATACGCGCTATCCGGAAGTGGAAAAATTTGAAATCCGCCCGGACCCGGACTTAAACACCCATGAAATAAGACTTGGTTTTTAG
- a CDS encoding acetate--CoA ligase family protein: MSRQQSGAKGLRQSLSEYDAKQFLKPFGVPVVEETVAAGAGQAAEAAARIGFPVVLKALGSTLLHKTEAGLVHMNLFDETAVKRAAEEIAGQAGAALEGFLVQPQVSAKREFVAGMFRDPEYGPVVMFGLGGIFTEAFSDVVFRLAPLSAEDARDMIDEIRSRALLDSFRGEAAADLAMLVSTLTGISRAALEYPDVAEIDINPLLITQDGTVVAVDALVVKAPIAEGKKFLPAVDPSVLGALFHPRSVAFVGASAELGKWGYTLLTNAIGGGYKGDIYLVNPRGGKIAGRTVYKRVTDIPGQVDVAVVTIPAAKVPDLIPEFQQKGISYMLLIASGFAETGEEGARSERQLVEQARKAGIYLIGPNTMGICNPHISFYCTGSHVRPEDGSVSMVAQSGNMGNQLLAFAELQGVGIRAFCGSGNEGMITIEDYLDAFEVDSLTKTVMLYVESVKNGRRFYESARRVGRKKPIVLLKGGQTAAGTKAASSHTGAMASDTRVFNAVCRQAGIVKVDKPLDLLDLSAAFSSLPLPRGSRVAIMTLGGGWGVVAADLCEHYGLQVPELPGDLIREIDHVLPPYWSRANPVDLVGENDEQLPVKVIELLANWDGCDAVINLGIVGRRHMLSRMVASVQTADPDCPEDFMESMLASLDDFETRYIAHIADLMESCQKPILGVNMLRDEKDKTVYTFEGRQYKGLFYPTPEQAVKSLAKLCEYQRFRKKENRQSPKAQ; encoded by the coding sequence ATGAGCAGGCAACAATCCGGCGCAAAGGGCTTGCGGCAGAGCCTTTCTGAATATGATGCCAAGCAGTTCTTAAAACCTTTTGGCGTACCCGTGGTGGAAGAGACCGTTGCTGCCGGGGCCGGCCAGGCCGCAGAGGCCGCGGCCCGGATCGGCTTTCCCGTGGTTTTAAAAGCCCTTGGAAGCACGCTTTTGCACAAGACCGAGGCGGGCCTGGTACACATGAACCTATTCGATGAAACCGCTGTGAAACGTGCCGCAGAAGAGATTGCCGGCCAGGCCGGCGCGGCCCTGGAAGGTTTCCTGGTTCAGCCCCAGGTTTCGGCCAAACGGGAGTTTGTTGCCGGCATGTTTCGGGATCCGGAATACGGGCCGGTGGTCATGTTCGGGCTTGGCGGTATTTTCACCGAGGCTTTCTCCGATGTGGTTTTCCGGCTTGCGCCCCTGAGTGCAGAAGATGCCCGGGATATGATTGATGAAATCCGCTCCCGTGCGCTTCTGGATTCGTTCCGGGGAGAAGCGGCCGCAGACCTGGCCATGCTGGTCAGCACCCTCACCGGTATTTCCCGGGCGGCCCTGGAATACCCGGATGTGGCTGAAATTGATATCAACCCCCTGCTGATCACCCAAGACGGCACCGTGGTGGCCGTCGATGCCCTGGTGGTCAAGGCCCCGATCGCGGAGGGCAAAAAATTTCTTCCGGCCGTGGATCCCTCTGTTCTGGGCGCGTTGTTCCATCCCCGGTCTGTTGCCTTTGTGGGTGCATCCGCCGAGCTTGGCAAATGGGGCTATACCCTGCTGACCAATGCCATCGGCGGCGGCTATAAAGGTGATATTTATCTTGTCAATCCCAGGGGCGGAAAGATTGCCGGCCGAACGGTTTATAAGCGTGTTACCGATATTCCCGGGCAGGTGGACGTGGCCGTGGTGACCATCCCGGCCGCAAAAGTACCCGATTTGATCCCGGAGTTTCAGCAAAAAGGGATTTCTTACATGCTGCTGATTGCTTCGGGATTTGCTGAAACCGGTGAAGAAGGGGCCCGGTCCGAAAGACAGCTCGTGGAACAGGCCCGCAAAGCCGGCATTTATCTCATCGGGCCCAATACCATGGGCATCTGCAATCCCCATATTTCGTTTTACTGCACCGGCAGTCACGTGCGGCCGGAAGACGGATCGGTTAGCATGGTGGCCCAGTCCGGCAACATGGGCAACCAGCTGCTGGCGTTTGCCGAATTGCAGGGCGTGGGTATCCGGGCTTTCTGCGGATCCGGAAACGAGGGCATGATCACCATCGAGGATTACCTGGATGCATTTGAGGTCGATTCCCTGACGAAAACGGTGATGCTTTACGTGGAAAGTGTTAAAAACGGCCGGCGGTTTTATGAAAGCGCCCGCCGGGTGGGACGCAAAAAACCCATTGTTTTGCTCAAGGGTGGGCAGACCGCGGCCGGAACAAAGGCGGCTTCAAGCCACACCGGGGCAATGGCCTCCGATACCCGGGTGTTTAATGCCGTTTGCCGACAGGCCGGCATCGTCAAGGTGGACAAGCCGCTGGACCTGCTGGATCTGTCTGCCGCGTTTTCCTCCCTGCCCCTTCCCCGGGGCAGCCGGGTGGCCATCATGACCCTGGGCGGGGGCTGGGGTGTGGTGGCCGCCGACCTTTGTGAGCACTACGGCCTTCAGGTGCCGGAGCTGCCCGGAGATCTGATCCGCGAAATTGACCATGTGCTGCCCCCCTACTGGAGCCGGGCCAATCCCGTGGATCTGGTGGGAGAAAACGATGAGCAGCTGCCCGTGAAAGTCATTGAGCTTCTGGCCAATTGGGACGGTTGTGATGCGGTGATCAATCTCGGCATTGTGGGCCGGCGCCACATGCTGTCAAGAATGGTAGCTTCCGTGCAGACCGCGGATCCGGACTGCCCCGAGGATTTCATGGAATCCATGCTCGCGTCCCTGGATGATTTTGAGACCCGTTACATCGCCCATATCGCGGACTTGATGGAATCCTGCCAAAAGCCGATTCTGGGCGTGAACATGCTGCGCGATGAAAAGGACAAAACCGTCTACACCTTTGAGGGCCGCCAGTACAAAGGATTGTTTTACCCCACGCCGGAGCAGGCAGTGAAATCTTTGGCCAAGCTATGCGAATATCAGCGTTTCCGCAAAAAAGAAAACCGCCAGTCCCCGAAAGCGCAGTGA
- a CDS encoding RsbRD N-terminal domain-containing protein, whose amino-acid sequence MPEEKSQDIVSARKEKWMDQWLDALMSTYPNESARFFKDTTDPFANPVGSAFRNGIRNLFEVLAADAYDPEAARKALDPMVRVRAIQELTPSAALGFIPQIKAIMARDGKAVSNAAGADKIRMDKIAEHADKALLTAFDLYMGCKKHVYTLRAQQARNSVRQLLVKNELISELPDIDPAVME is encoded by the coding sequence ATGCCGGAAGAAAAATCTCAGGACATTGTCTCCGCCAGAAAAGAAAAGTGGATGGATCAGTGGCTGGATGCGCTGATGAGCACTTATCCCAATGAATCCGCCCGTTTTTTCAAGGATACCACCGACCCGTTTGCCAACCCGGTGGGATCCGCCTTTAGAAATGGCATCAGAAATCTGTTTGAAGTTCTGGCAGCAGACGCCTATGATCCCGAGGCCGCCCGCAAGGCTCTGGATCCCATGGTCCGCGTCAGGGCCATACAAGAACTGACACCTTCGGCAGCTCTTGGTTTTATTCCGCAGATCAAGGCTATCATGGCCCGGGATGGCAAAGCCGTAAGCAATGCGGCCGGGGCGGATAAAATCAGGATGGACAAAATAGCCGAACATGCTGACAAAGCCCTGTTGACGGCTTTTGATTTATATATGGGCTGCAAAAAGCATGTTTATACCCTTCGGGCCCAACAGGCCCGCAACAGTGTCCGGCAGCTGCTGGTCAAAAATGAGCTGATTAGCGAATTGCCGGATATTGATCCGGCAGTTATGGAATAA
- a CDS encoding penicillin-binding protein 1A, translated as MRRLGRWILALTKWAVILLLICGVMSVFAAAGTYIYFSRDLPKISSLEDYQPSVVTTFYSEDDRKIAEFYKQRRIVVKLSEMPKHLIQAFVATEDARFYEHEGIDLYSIMRAFFKNLEAGTIVQGGSTITQQVAKSFFLTPERSYTRKLKEAILAYRIDRHFTKDEILFLYLNQIYLGHGAYGVEAAAQNYFAKSAEELTIGESAMLAGLPRAPSWYSPHRHFERARQRQIYVLNRMVSENFITNSEASEAMNTNVTIEKRPNWFQETVPYYTEHVRRIVKEQYGEKLLYTGGLRVYTAVDIEMQEQARKSVEKGLRDLDKRQGYRGPVRHISRKEIEAFSRKLQEDIEDQALHEDLIVQGVVVDVDDKKNKTTVRIGKNVGVIPLEKMRWARKPDPEVAPGVIRVQRPGQVLRVGDVIRVRLESWDGKNQQWNLSLEQTPRAQAALICMESDNAHVRAMVGGRKFSESQFNRATQSRRQPGSAFKPVVYAAALDKGYTPATVIADTSIVFTDDERDFTWKPDNYDNTFHGFTLLRDGLIHSRNVVTVKIMQDIGVDYVIDYARKLGIESQLDRNLSTALGSSGVSLLELVRAYGVFANQGIRQELVFIRRIEDRNGNVIYEAPEEKESVIDKSTAYIITHLLEKVVTEGTGWRIKALKRPVAGKTGTTNNLYDAWFMGYTPRFVTGVWVGHDQEKSLGKNETGSRAASPIWLDYMQQILEGRTERVFPVPDNVVFAKIDAKTGLLPNEDSEKVIDMCFKEGTVPERRTKTEDEIADTDDFFKKGIQ; from the coding sequence ATGCGTCGTTTGGGCCGCTGGATTCTGGCTTTAACGAAATGGGCCGTTATTTTACTGCTGATCTGCGGAGTTATGTCCGTTTTTGCCGCAGCGGGAACATATATTTATTTCAGCCGCGATCTTCCGAAAATTTCCTCCCTGGAAGATTATCAGCCATCCGTGGTAACCACGTTTTATTCAGAAGATGACCGCAAGATTGCTGAATTTTACAAGCAGCGCCGGATCGTGGTGAAATTGTCCGAAATGCCGAAACACCTGATCCAGGCGTTTGTGGCCACGGAAGACGCCCGTTTCTATGAGCATGAGGGAATTGATTTATACAGCATCATGCGTGCGTTTTTCAAAAACCTGGAAGCCGGCACCATTGTTCAGGGCGGCAGCACCATTACCCAGCAGGTGGCCAAATCCTTTTTTCTGACCCCGGAGCGCAGCTATACCCGTAAGCTCAAGGAAGCGATTCTGGCATACCGGATAGACCGGCATTTCACCAAGGATGAAATCCTGTTTTTGTATCTCAATCAGATTTATCTCGGCCACGGGGCCTACGGGGTGGAGGCGGCGGCCCAGAATTATTTCGCCAAATCCGCAGAAGAGCTGACCATCGGGGAATCGGCCATGCTCGCCGGCCTGCCCCGGGCACCGAGCTGGTATTCGCCCCATCGTCATTTTGAACGCGCCCGGCAGCGGCAGATTTATGTTTTAAACCGCATGGTTTCAGAAAATTTTATCACCAATTCCGAGGCCTCAGAGGCCATGAATACCAATGTGACCATTGAAAAACGGCCCAACTGGTTCCAGGAAACGGTTCCATATTATACAGAGCACGTGCGCCGGATTGTAAAGGAACAATATGGTGAAAAACTGCTTTATACCGGTGGACTCAGAGTTTATACGGCCGTTGATATTGAAATGCAGGAACAAGCGCGAAAATCCGTTGAAAAAGGTTTGCGGGATTTAGACAAACGCCAGGGATACCGGGGCCCTGTTCGTCATATTTCCAGAAAAGAGATTGAAGCCTTCAGCCGCAAACTCCAGGAGGATATAGAGGATCAGGCGCTTCACGAGGACCTGATCGTTCAGGGCGTTGTGGTGGACGTGGATGATAAAAAAAACAAGACCACTGTCCGGATCGGAAAAAATGTCGGCGTGATTCCGTTGGAAAAAATGCGATGGGCAAGAAAACCCGACCCGGAAGTGGCCCCGGGGGTCATCCGGGTGCAGAGACCCGGTCAGGTCCTGCGGGTGGGTGATGTGATTCGCGTCCGCCTGGAATCCTGGGACGGGAAAAATCAGCAGTGGAATCTGTCACTGGAACAGACACCCAGGGCACAGGCAGCCCTTATTTGCATGGAATCCGATAATGCTCATGTCAGGGCCATGGTCGGCGGCCGCAAATTTTCCGAAAGCCAGTTTAACCGGGCCACCCAGTCCCGCCGGCAGCCGGGTTCGGCTTTCAAACCCGTTGTCTATGCTGCGGCCCTGGATAAGGGATATACCCCGGCCACGGTGATTGCCGATACATCCATTGTCTTTACCGATGATGAGAGGGATTTTACATGGAAGCCGGACAACTATGACAATACCTTTCATGGTTTCACTCTGCTGCGCGATGGCCTGATCCATTCCAGAAACGTCGTTACCGTAAAAATCATGCAGGATATCGGCGTGGATTACGTGATCGATTATGCCCGAAAACTCGGAATCGAATCCCAATTGGACCGCAATCTTTCAACGGCTTTGGGATCTTCGGGTGTATCGCTTCTGGAACTGGTGCGCGCCTACGGGGTGTTTGCCAACCAGGGAATCCGGCAGGAGCTGGTTTTTATCCGCCGGATCGAGGACCGAAACGGCAATGTGATCTATGAAGCTCCGGAAGAAAAAGAATCTGTGATTGATAAAAGCACGGCTTATATCATCACCCACTTGCTTGAAAAAGTGGTCACCGAAGGCACCGGATGGCGAATCAAGGCCCTGAAACGGCCGGTGGCCGGAAAGACCGGCACCACCAACAATCTCTATGATGCCTGGTTCATGGGATATACACCAAGATTTGTCACAGGCGTATGGGTGGGTCATGACCAGGAAAAATCCCTTGGGAAAAATGAAACCGGCTCCAGGGCCGCTAGTCCCATTTGGCTTGATTACATGCAGCAAATCCTGGAAGGCCGGACTGAGCGGGTATTTCCGGTTCCGGACAATGTTGTTTTTGCCAAAATCGACGCCAAAACCGGCCTGCTGCCCAACGAGGATTCAGAAAAGGTTATTGACATGTGCTTCAAGGAAGGGACAGTGCCCGAGCGCCGCACCAAGACCGAGGATGAAATCGCGGATACAGATGACTTTTTCAAAAAGGGAATCCAATAA
- the dnaN gene encoding DNA polymerase III subunit beta, which yields MRITIHKSTIADVLSQIQGLTGRKTNLIITENVLLQTRENGVELTATDLETGFEGFFPAEVEAEGAVTINSRKFNEIVKNFPTDAIRMSEMENNWVEIASDNVEYHIVGMDPEEFPETPKIDEVSFFSMASPELKKMIEKTVAVGVGGDEKRAHLIGVNLERIEQGNDNLLRMVSTDIRRLAKADYLCDPDSGFAPGPTVIVPKKGLNELNRFLPAEGRVQVGIKDNYLIAKKENETISVKLLNGMFPAYEELLAPDPAYDIIFDRNLLLMMLKRMSILTSEEYRGVVFHLENNEITMRTVNAALGESKESMEIAYDRHQQEIAFNPRYFIDALNFISTDKVRLNIQDEDHPCIVRSEDDLSYLNIIMPMKI from the coding sequence ATGCGAATCACAATCCACAAAAGCACCATTGCCGATGTATTATCCCAAATTCAGGGCCTTACAGGAAGAAAAACCAATCTGATCATCACGGAAAACGTTTTGCTTCAAACCAGGGAAAACGGAGTTGAATTAACCGCCACGGACCTGGAAACCGGATTTGAAGGTTTTTTCCCGGCTGAAGTGGAGGCTGAGGGGGCGGTTACCATTAATTCCAGAAAATTCAACGAGATTGTTAAAAATTTTCCCACAGATGCCATCCGTATGTCGGAAATGGAAAACAACTGGGTGGAAATCGCATCTGATAACGTGGAATATCATATTGTGGGCATGGATCCTGAGGAGTTTCCGGAGACCCCGAAAATTGATGAAGTCAGTTTTTTTTCCATGGCCTCGCCGGAGCTTAAAAAAATGATAGAAAAAACCGTGGCTGTGGGTGTTGGCGGAGATGAAAAACGGGCGCATTTGATCGGCGTGAACCTGGAACGCATCGAGCAGGGCAATGACAACCTGCTGCGCATGGTTTCAACAGATATCAGAAGACTGGCCAAGGCGGATTACCTGTGCGATCCGGATTCCGGCTTTGCTCCCGGGCCCACGGTGATCGTGCCCAAAAAGGGATTAAATGAGCTCAACCGGTTTCTGCCCGCAGAAGGCCGGGTCCAGGTGGGGATCAAGGACAATTACCTGATCGCAAAAAAGGAAAACGAAACCATCAGCGTAAAATTGTTAAACGGGATGTTTCCCGCCTATGAAGAGCTGCTGGCCCCGGATCCGGCTTATGATATTATTTTTGATCGCAATCTGCTTTTAATGATGTTAAAACGCATGTCCATTCTCACATCAGAAGAATACCGGGGAGTGGTTTTTCACCTGGAAAACAATGAAATTACCATGCGCACGGTCAACGCCGCCCTGGGCGAATCCAAAGAATCCATGGAAATCGCATATGACCGCCACCAGCAGGAGATTGCTTTTAATCCCAGATATTTCATTGATGCGCTCAATTTTATCAGCACAGACAAGGTTCGCCTCAATATCCAGGACGAGGATCATCCGTGCATTGTCCGGTCTGAAGATGACCTGTCGTATTTAAACATTATCATGCCGATGAAAATATGA
- the gyrB gene encoding DNA topoisomerase (ATP-hydrolyzing) subunit B, with product MTEPNYTYDHNSINVLKGLQAVRMRPSMYIGNVDFQGLHHLVYEIVDNSIDEAMAGYCDTIWVTVHTDKSVSVEDNGRGIPVGMHKSENMPALEVVLTKLHAGGKFDHDSYKVSGGLHGVGVSVVNALSAVLEVWVYKEGKIYYQSYSGGDKTSELQVIGDTEKTGTLIRFKPDTQILTTDEFDYNTLNRRLRELAFLNKGIRIVLEDERGDEKEEFCYQGGIAEFVEYLNRRHTAVHEPIFVEGEKSDIQVEIAIQYNDTYNEKIFSFANNINTIEGGFHLIGFKTGLTRTLNQYVAASDAGKKAKAKITGDDVREGLTAVISVRIMSPQFEGQTKTKLGNSEVKGIVESLIHEKFSIFLEENPSIAKKIIGKAVDAARARDAAKRARDMARSKGSLLDSTLPGKLADCQESRPELRELFIVEGDSAGGSAKQGRDRKTQAILPLKGKILNVEKARFDKLLRSEEIKNMITALGTGIGSEEYDISKIKYHKIIIMTDADVDGSHIRTLLLTFFYRQMPELIEKGYLYIAQPPLFKLSRGKKDNYLKDEKEYTENILRRACDEKYIKARIQSSEDAVLTGHRFYLLVTSMAEYLTMLGRLQRHGIYAELVETMIRTGISDKTHMQDQGRVAHLRSILEQGGFTVGEPEWNEERNVFELLVYPKQADEMEQMFSDISEKKQITVKIGRSLVHSKDYQKALTLYEEIEPYDGDEFEIYQAGEEDRKKSEPVVVKTKEALIHYLMEEGKKGLSIQRYKGLGEMNPDQLWATTMNPETRTLLQVNVENIVDTDDIFTILMGDEVEPRRNFIQNNALEVSMLDI from the coding sequence ATGACAGAACCCAATTATACCTACGATCACAACAGCATCAATGTGTTAAAAGGGCTGCAGGCAGTGCGCATGCGGCCTTCAATGTATATCGGAAATGTTGATTTCCAGGGACTGCATCACCTGGTTTATGAAATCGTGGACAACAGCATTGACGAAGCCATGGCCGGGTATTGCGATACCATATGGGTGACGGTTCACACGGACAAAAGCGTCAGCGTGGAGGACAACGGCCGGGGCATTCCCGTGGGCATGCACAAATCCGAAAACATGCCCGCCCTTGAGGTGGTGCTCACCAAGCTGCATGCCGGCGGCAAATTTGACCACGACTCTTACAAGGTCTCCGGCGGCCTTCACGGGGTGGGGGTTTCCGTGGTCAACGCCCTGTCTGCCGTGCTGGAGGTATGGGTCTACAAGGAAGGCAAAATCTATTACCAGAGCTACAGCGGCGGGGATAAAACCTCTGAGCTCCAGGTTATCGGGGATACGGAAAAAACCGGGACCCTGATCCGGTTCAAGCCGGATACCCAAATTCTGACCACTGATGAATTTGATTACAATACCTTAAACCGCAGGCTGCGGGAACTGGCGTTTTTAAACAAGGGAATCAGAATTGTCCTTGAAGACGAGCGAGGCGATGAAAAAGAGGAATTCTGCTACCAGGGCGGGATTGCCGAGTTCGTGGAATATCTCAACCGCCGGCACACCGCGGTTCACGAACCCATTTTCGTGGAAGGCGAAAAAAGCGATATCCAGGTGGAAATCGCCATCCAGTACAATGACACGTACAATGAGAAGATTTTCTCATTTGCCAACAACATCAACACCATAGAAGGCGGGTTTCACTTAATCGGGTTTAAGACCGGCCTGACAAGGACACTGAACCAGTATGTTGCGGCATCAGATGCGGGAAAAAAGGCCAAGGCGAAGATTACCGGCGATGACGTGCGCGAGGGCCTGACCGCGGTGATCAGCGTTCGCATCATGTCGCCCCAGTTTGAGGGCCAGACCAAGACAAAGCTGGGCAACAGTGAAGTAAAGGGTATCGTGGAGTCGCTGATCCACGAAAAGTTCAGCATATTCCTTGAAGAAAACCCCTCCATTGCCAAAAAGATCATCGGCAAGGCCGTGGATGCGGCCCGGGCCCGGGATGCGGCCAAAAGAGCCCGGGATATGGCCCGCAGCAAGGGAAGCCTGCTGGACTCCACCCTGCCGGGCAAACTGGCCGATTGTCAGGAATCCAGGCCGGAACTCCGGGAATTGTTCATCGTGGAGGGCGATTCCGCAGGCGGATCCGCCAAACAGGGCCGGGACAGGAAAACCCAGGCCATCCTGCCCCTGAAGGGCAAAATTTTAAATGTGGAAAAGGCCCGGTTTGACAAGCTGCTGCGAAGCGAGGAGATCAAAAACATGATCACCGCCCTGGGAACCGGCATCGGCAGCGAGGAATATGACATCAGCAAAATCAAGTACCACAAGATCATCATTATGACAGACGCTGATGTGGACGGCTCTCATATCCGCACCCTGCTGCTAACCTTTTTCTACCGCCAGATGCCCGAACTCATCGAAAAGGGGTATTTGTATATCGCCCAGCCCCCGCTTTTTAAACTCAGCCGGGGCAAAAAGGACAATTACCTCAAGGATGAAAAGGAATACACCGAAAACATCCTGCGGCGGGCCTGTGATGAAAAATACATCAAGGCCAGGATCCAGAGCAGTGAGGACGCGGTATTGACCGGCCACCGGTTTTATCTGCTGGTTACCAGTATGGCCGAATACCTGACCATGCTCGGCCGCCTCCAGCGCCACGGGATATATGCCGAACTCGTTGAAACCATGATCCGCACCGGTATATCCGACAAAACCCACATGCAGGATCAAGGCCGGGTGGCACACCTGCGAAGCATCCTCGAACAGGGGGGATTTACCGTGGGCGAGCCGGAATGGAACGAGGAGCGAAATGTCTTTGAACTGCTGGTGTATCCCAAACAGGCGGATGAAATGGAGCAGATGTTTTCAGACATATCCGAGAAAAAGCAGATCACGGTCAAAATTGGCCGCAGCCTGGTGCATTCCAAAGATTATCAGAAGGCCCTGACCCTTTATGAAGAGATTGAGCCCTATGACGGTGATGAATTTGAAATTTATCAGGCCGGCGAAGAAGATCGGAAAAAATCCGAACCCGTGGTGGTCAAAACCAAGGAGGCCCTGATCCATTACCTCATGGAGGAAGGCAAGAAAGGGCTTTCCATTCAGCGATACAAGGGTCTGGGGGAAATGAATCCGGACCAGCTGTGGGCCACCACCATGAATCCGGAAACCCGGACCCTTCTGCAGGTAAATGTGGAAAACATCGTGGATACCGACGATATTTTCACCATCCTCATGGGAGACGAGGTGGAGCCGCGGCGCAATTTTATCCAGAACAACGCCCTGGAAGTCAGCATGCTTGACATTTAG
- a CDS encoding alpha/beta fold hydrolase has protein sequence MKEETVKINGFECRVISGSGRRPCIVLLHGYMYTSDVWNDIGLLRLLEQKNIAFSAVDMPYGHRSECTPRSGNPEQNTAIVDSMASHDSLLIGASLGGYIALKHCVARPAGGLMLVAPVMSLQAELAARYPQISARVRLIYGENDNVVYRDEIKRLGRLLGITPRIYEKAQHAAYMDQPGRFNTDVIEFYQQLTGKKAEKKT, from the coding sequence ATGAAAGAAGAAACAGTCAAAATAAACGGTTTTGAATGCCGCGTCATTTCCGGCAGCGGCAGGCGCCCCTGCATTGTGCTGCTCCACGGTTACATGTATACCAGCGATGTATGGAATGACATCGGTCTGCTGCGCCTGCTGGAACAGAAAAACATTGCTTTCAGCGCCGTTGACATGCCCTACGGGCACAGAAGCGAATGCACGCCCCGATCCGGAAATCCGGAGCAAAACACGGCAATTGTTGACAGTATGGCTTCCCATGACTCCCTGTTGATCGGCGCCAGTTTGGGCGGCTATATTGCGTTAAAACACTGCGTGGCCCGGCCGGCCGGGGGACTGATGCTCGTGGCGCCGGTCATGAGTCTCCAGGCGGAACTGGCAGCCCGCTACCCCCAGATCTCCGCCCGGGTCCGCCTGATTTACGGGGAAAATGACAACGTGGTCTATCGCGATGAAATCAAGCGTCTGGGCCGACTTTTGGGCATAACCCCACGGATATATGAAAAAGCCCAGCACGCGGCCTACATGGACCAGCCCGGGCGCTTTAACACCGATGTAATCGAATTTTACCAGCAACTGACAGGAAAAAAAGCGGAGAAAAAAACCTAA